GCCACATCTTGCTTGTCTTTTGGCCCGTCACTGGCGTTACATCCGCCGGCACATATCCCGATATGCACCGGCGAATGTGCCTTGGTGGCGAACCAAAATCCGGCGCCATATTGTGGAATTTTTTTTTGCCGCGACCCTAAGGCCCTTGTCTTCGGGTTTTGGCGCGCCCCATCCAATATATTGCATCGCAAAAGGATCGGGCTTGTTCCGGAAGAATTGAGGGTGGTCCGCAAGAAGGCAGGGAATTGGCGGAGAAAGACAATTTGTGCAACGCAACAATTTTTACTTGACAGAGGCCGGCTGGAATTTTATCTTAAGTATGTTTCGGGAACCGCAGCCCGTTTCACGAATTTGTCCCGCATGGCAGCCAAGGCCGCAAGGCCTGGCGCCGTTGCCCCAACAAAACGGCACGTTTGGGAAAGTTTGAGAATTTTCGCTTGTCTGGGGGATATTTTACGCCGAGGCCCTGGAGGTCGATGGGTATAATTAACCCTGGCGGGCGGTGCCGGTTGCACCCATCCTGCTTTTTTTTGGGGGCAAAGCTCCTGCTTTATACCTTCCCCAGCGCCGAATTGCCGCCCGAGGAGGGTGGAATAGGGGTCAACTCCCAAATTTTATTCAATATTTGCAACTCGGAGATGGTTCAACATGAAAACTTCGGATCCAAAAACGCCGGTCGAACAGCCCAAGGACAGTCTAATCACCTCCCCTTTCCATTACCCGTCCAAGTGGCTGCAGCGGTTTGGCGACGTCCTGCTGTCGGCAACCGAACAGACCAAGGCGGCCCAGATTTACGCCAACGGCGTTTTGAAATATCTCGGAGAATTCACTGCGCCCTATTGGATCGCACTGAGTGCCTTCAACTCCACAGAGCGGAAAAAGCTGGGGCAGGTCCACCCCCTGGAGACCATGAGCGATTACATCGAACTGCTGCGGTTCAACCAGCAGGTGGCCGAAAAAGGGCTGGCCAGCACCCTGGAGTCCATGAACCTCTTTCACGCCCGCAAGGTCAGTGAAGGCTTTTTTGCGTGGCTCAACACCCTCTTGGGTCGCGAGAGCGAGGATATTGGCACCTTCACCGCCCGGCAGCGGGAGTTGATCGAAACCGTTGTCAATGGCTATCCCCAGGCCATTCGGGATATCAAACCCGAGTATGGTTTCGACTTCGAACACGGGGACTACCTGAAGGTCGCCGAAACCGAGCGCTTTTGCCTCTACCAGGTGTTTCCGCTGGCCGAAGGGGTCAATATCCGCGAAAACGGCAAACCGATTATCATCCTGCCCCCCTACGTCCTGGGAGCCAACATCCTGGCCTTTCTGCCGGGGGAAGGCAAAAGCTACGTGCACTGCTTTGCCAACCAGGGGATCCCCACCTATATCCGCATTCTGAAGGATATCGACACCACCCCGGCCGTGCAGACCATGACCGGTGAGGACGATGCGCGCGATACCCGCCATTTCTGTGAAACCCTCATGCGGCGGCACGGCCGCCAGGTCACCTTGAACGGTTTCTGTCAAGGCGGTTTTATCGCCATCCTGGATCTCCTCTCCGGCGAACTGGATGGGCTGGTGGACGCCCTGATCACCTGCGTGACCCCCATGGACGGGACCCGCAGCAAGTCCCTGATAGAATACCTGTCGCACCTGCCGCCACGCTTCCGGGACCTGGGCTATGCCGTCAAAACCCTGCCCAACGGCAACCAGGTGGTGGACGGCTCGGTGATGAGCTGGGTTTACAAGCTCAAGAGCATGGAAAGCGAAGCCCCGCTTTTCTCGCTTTATCGGGACCTGATGATGTTCGACCGGCCGGGCCGTAAAAAGGTGACCATCAGCAAGACCGCGGCCGCCATCAATCACTGGCTGATCTATGAACGCAACGATCTGCCGGTGGCCATCACCCAGCTCAG
The sequence above is a segment of the Desulfobacteraceae bacterium genome. Coding sequences within it:
- a CDS encoding metal transporter, whose amino-acid sequence is MKTSDPKTPVEQPKDSLITSPFHYPSKWLQRFGDVLLSATEQTKAAQIYANGVLKYLGEFTAPYWIALSAFNSTERKKLGQVHPLETMSDYIELLRFNQQVAEKGLASTLESMNLFHARKVSEGFFAWLNTLLGRESEDIGTFTARQRELIETVVNGYPQAIRDIKPEYGFDFEHGDYLKVAETERFCLYQVFPLAEGVNIRENGKPIIILPPYVLGANILAFLPGEGKSYVHCFANQGIPTYIRILKDIDTTPAVQTMTGEDDARDTRHFCETLMRRHGRQVTLNGFCQGGFIAILDLLSGELDGLVDALITCVTPMDGTRSKSLIEYLSHLPPRFRDLGYAVKTLPNGNQVVDGSVMSWVYKLKSMESEAPLFSLYRDLMMFDRPGRKKVTISKTAAAINHWLIYERNDLPVAITQLSFDSYTRPVQKDGTLPVKLFGRSLNFKRLAEKGIRFLMCYAERDNLVDPEAVLAPLDFVDAEVTVFPKGHGAIATSWSLPTDCVIHDGKTSPNLLCSRGASPSCRINHCGAQNCRGPVRFQLDLEEELQPTAPKTRRVAKTRPTRKPR